One genomic window of Melitaea cinxia chromosome 10, ilMelCinx1.1, whole genome shotgun sequence includes the following:
- the LOC123657056 gene encoding casein kinase I, producing the protein MQNFKMELRVGNKYRLGRKIGSGSFGDIYLGTDIVTKKEVAIKLECKKTRHPQLHIESKFYKLMQGGIGIPAIKWCGSEGDYNVMVMELLGPSLEDLFNFCARRFSLKTVLILADQLITRIEDIHYRSFIHRDIKPDNFLMGLGKKGNLVYIIDFGLAKKYKDSRTNQHIPYRENKNLTGTARYASINTHLGIEQSRRDDLESLGYVLMYFNRGSLPWQGLKAATKRQKYERISEKKLSTPFDELCKNHPIEFQLYLKYCRRLRFEERPDYGHLRQLFRTLFHRQGFTYDFVYDWNMLKFGEPIYG; encoded by the exons ATTGGATCGGGATCATTTGGAGACATTTATTTAG gCACAGATATTGTAACGAAAAAGGAAGTAGCCATTAAATTAGAATGCAAGAAAACAAGGCATCCACAATTACACATAgagagtaaattttataaactgaTGCAGGGAGGCA TTGGTATACCAGCAATAAAATGGTGTGGCTCAGAGGGAGACTACAATGTAATGGTAATGGAACTGTTAGGTCCTTCCTTGGAAGACCTATTTAACTTTTGTGCTCGTCGTTTTTCCCTCAAGACTGTACTTATTCTCGCTGACCAACTCATCACTCGTATTGAGGACATTCATTATAGGAGTTTCATTCATAG AGATATAAAACCTGACAACTTTTTAATGGGCCTTggaaaaaaaggaaatttagTGTACATTATAGATTTTGGATTAGCCAAGAAGTACAAAGACTCACGCACCAACCAACATATACCATACAGAGAAAACAAAAACTTGACAG GTACAGCGAGATACGCATCAATAAACACTCACTTAGGCATTGAACAATCACGACGCGATGATTTGGAGTCACTCGGATACGTTCTAATGTACTTCAACCGCGGCAGTTTGCCGTGGCAAGGTCTTAAAGCGGCGACCAAACGTCAGAAATACGAAAGGATATCTGAGAAGAAATTATCAACACCTTTTGACGAGCTTTgcaaa AATCACCCTATCGAGTTCCAGCTCTACTTAAAGTACTGCCGGCGACTTCGTTTCGAAGAGAGACCTGACTACGGCCACCTTCGCCAGTTGTTCCGCACGCTCTTCCACCGACAGGGTTTCACTTATGACTTTGTCTACGACTGGAACATGCTCAAATTTG